The following proteins are encoded in a genomic region of Xenopus laevis strain J_2021 chromosome 3L, Xenopus_laevis_v10.1, whole genome shotgun sequence:
- the nr2f2.L gene encoding nuclear receptor subfamily 2 group F member 2 L homeolog isoform X2, which yields MQAIWDAEQGKYVFAVQRGRMPPTQPTHGQFALTNGDPLNCHSYLSGYISLLLRAEPYPTSRFGSQCMQPNNIMGIENICELAARMLFSAVEWARNIPFFPDLQITDQVALLRLTWSELFVLNAAQCSMPLHVAPLLAAAGLHASPMSADRVVAFMDHIRIFQEQVEKLKALHVDSAEYSCLKAIVLFTSDACGLSDVAHVESLQEKSQCALEEYVRSQYPNQPTRFGKLLLRLPSLRTVSSSVIEQLFFVRLVGKTPIETLIRDMLLSGSSFNWPYMSIQ from the exons CAGTTCAGAGGGGCAGAATGCCACCCACACAGCCTACACATGGGCAATTCGCCTTGACAAATGGAGACCCTCTCAACTGCCATTCCTACCTATCCGGATATATATCGTTACTCCTGAGGGCAGAACCCTACCCGACCTCTAGATTTGGCAGCCAGTGCATGCAACCCAACAACATCATGGGCATCGAGAACATTTGTGAGCTGGCAGCCAGGATGCTGTTCAGTGCAGTGGAGTGGGCAAGGAATATCCCCTTCTTCCCCGACCTCCAGATCACAGACCAGGTGGCATTGCTCAGGCTGACCTGGAGTGAGTTGTTTGTCCTCAACGCTGCCCAGTGTTCCATGCCCCTCCACGTGGCCCCTTTACTGGCCGCTGCCGGCCTGCACGCTTCTCCCATGTCTGCGGACAGAGTGGTGGCCTTTATGGATCACATACGAATCTTCCAAGAGCAGGTCGAGAAACTGAAGGCTTTGCACGTTGACTCTGCAGAATACAGCTGCCTCAAGGCCATAGTCCTCTTCACTTCAG ATGCCTGTGGTCTGTCTGATGTGGCACATGTGGAAAGTTTGCAAGAAAAGTCCCAATGTGCTTTGGAAGAATATGTTAGAAGCCAGTACCCAAACCAACCAACAAGATTTGGGAAATTGTTACTTCGACTGCCCTCCCTCCGCACTGTCTCCTCCTCTGTCATAGAGCAGTTGTTTTTCGTCCGGTTGGTAGGTAAAACCCCTATAGAGACCCTAATTAGGGATATGTTACTCTCTGGAAGCAGTTTCAATTGGCCCTATATGTCCATACAATAA
- the nr2f2.L gene encoding nuclear receptor subfamily 2 group F member 2 L homeolog isoform X1: protein MAMVVGAWRDPQDDMPGSQTTQAPPGPTGAPHTPQTPGQGVPPTTPAQSNPSSQSSQNQGEKQQQQHIECVVCGDKSSGKHYGQFTCEGCKSFFKRSVRRNLTYTCRANRNCPIDQHHRNQCQYCRLKKCLKVGMRREVSSLFTAAVQRGRMPPTQPTHGQFALTNGDPLNCHSYLSGYISLLLRAEPYPTSRFGSQCMQPNNIMGIENICELAARMLFSAVEWARNIPFFPDLQITDQVALLRLTWSELFVLNAAQCSMPLHVAPLLAAAGLHASPMSADRVVAFMDHIRIFQEQVEKLKALHVDSAEYSCLKAIVLFTSDACGLSDVAHVESLQEKSQCALEEYVRSQYPNQPTRFGKLLLRLPSLRTVSSSVIEQLFFVRLVGKTPIETLIRDMLLSGSSFNWPYMSIQ, encoded by the exons ATGGCAATGGTAGTGGGTGCGTGGCGAGACCCTCAGGACGATATGCCAGGAAGCCAAACTACACAAGCACCTCCAGGGCCAACCGGGGCCCCTCACACCCCGCAGACCCCGGGCCAAGGGGTTCCCCCTACAAccccagcccagtccaacccctCCAGCCAATCGAGCCAGAACCAAggggagaagcagcagcagcagcacatcgAGTGCGTGGTGTGCGGGGACAAGTCCAGCGGGAAACATTACGGACAGTTCACGTGCGAAGGCTGCAAGAGCTTTTTCAAGCGAAGTGTAAGGCGAAATCTGACTTACACGTGTCGTGCCAACAGAAACTGTCCCATAGACCAGCACCACCGCAATCAGTGTCAGTACTGTCGCCTGAAAAAATGCCTCAAAGTCGGCATGAGACGGGAAG TTTCTTCTTTATTTACTGCAGCAGTTCAGAGGGGCAGAATGCCACCCACACAGCCTACACATGGGCAATTCGCCTTGACAAATGGAGACCCTCTCAACTGCCATTCCTACCTATCCGGATATATATCGTTACTCCTGAGGGCAGAACCCTACCCGACCTCTAGATTTGGCAGCCAGTGCATGCAACCCAACAACATCATGGGCATCGAGAACATTTGTGAGCTGGCAGCCAGGATGCTGTTCAGTGCAGTGGAGTGGGCAAGGAATATCCCCTTCTTCCCCGACCTCCAGATCACAGACCAGGTGGCATTGCTCAGGCTGACCTGGAGTGAGTTGTTTGTCCTCAACGCTGCCCAGTGTTCCATGCCCCTCCACGTGGCCCCTTTACTGGCCGCTGCCGGCCTGCACGCTTCTCCCATGTCTGCGGACAGAGTGGTGGCCTTTATGGATCACATACGAATCTTCCAAGAGCAGGTCGAGAAACTGAAGGCTTTGCACGTTGACTCTGCAGAATACAGCTGCCTCAAGGCCATAGTCCTCTTCACTTCAG ATGCCTGTGGTCTGTCTGATGTGGCACATGTGGAAAGTTTGCAAGAAAAGTCCCAATGTGCTTTGGAAGAATATGTTAGAAGCCAGTACCCAAACCAACCAACAAGATTTGGGAAATTGTTACTTCGACTGCCCTCCCTCCGCACTGTCTCCTCCTCTGTCATAGAGCAGTTGTTTTTCGTCCGGTTGGTAGGTAAAACCCCTATAGAGACCCTAATTAGGGATATGTTACTCTCTGGAAGCAGTTTCAATTGGCCCTATATGTCCATACAATAA
- the nr2f2.L gene encoding nuclear receptor subfamily 2 group F member 2 L homeolog — protein sequence MAMVVGAWRDPQDDMPGSQTTQAPPGPTGAPHTPQTPGQGVPPTTPAQSNPSSQSSQNQGEKQQQQHIECVVCGDKSSGKHYGQFTCEGCKSFFKRSVRRNLTYTCRANRNCPIDQHHRNQCQYCRLKKCLKVGMRREAVQRGRMPPTQPTHGQFALTNGDPLNCHSYLSGYISLLLRAEPYPTSRFGSQCMQPNNIMGIENICELAARMLFSAVEWARNIPFFPDLQITDQVALLRLTWSELFVLNAAQCSMPLHVAPLLAAAGLHASPMSADRVVAFMDHIRIFQEQVEKLKALHVDSAEYSCLKAIVLFTSDACGLSDVAHVESLQEKSQCALEEYVRSQYPNQPTRFGKLLLRLPSLRTVSSSVIEQLFFVRLVGKTPIETLIRDMLLSGSSFNWPYMSIQ from the exons ATGGCAATGGTAGTGGGTGCGTGGCGAGACCCTCAGGACGATATGCCAGGAAGCCAAACTACACAAGCACCTCCAGGGCCAACCGGGGCCCCTCACACCCCGCAGACCCCGGGCCAAGGGGTTCCCCCTACAAccccagcccagtccaacccctCCAGCCAATCGAGCCAGAACCAAggggagaagcagcagcagcagcacatcgAGTGCGTGGTGTGCGGGGACAAGTCCAGCGGGAAACATTACGGACAGTTCACGTGCGAAGGCTGCAAGAGCTTTTTCAAGCGAAGTGTAAGGCGAAATCTGACTTACACGTGTCGTGCCAACAGAAACTGTCCCATAGACCAGCACCACCGCAATCAGTGTCAGTACTGTCGCCTGAAAAAATGCCTCAAAGTCGGCATGAGACGGGAAG CAGTTCAGAGGGGCAGAATGCCACCCACACAGCCTACACATGGGCAATTCGCCTTGACAAATGGAGACCCTCTCAACTGCCATTCCTACCTATCCGGATATATATCGTTACTCCTGAGGGCAGAACCCTACCCGACCTCTAGATTTGGCAGCCAGTGCATGCAACCCAACAACATCATGGGCATCGAGAACATTTGTGAGCTGGCAGCCAGGATGCTGTTCAGTGCAGTGGAGTGGGCAAGGAATATCCCCTTCTTCCCCGACCTCCAGATCACAGACCAGGTGGCATTGCTCAGGCTGACCTGGAGTGAGTTGTTTGTCCTCAACGCTGCCCAGTGTTCCATGCCCCTCCACGTGGCCCCTTTACTGGCCGCTGCCGGCCTGCACGCTTCTCCCATGTCTGCGGACAGAGTGGTGGCCTTTATGGATCACATACGAATCTTCCAAGAGCAGGTCGAGAAACTGAAGGCTTTGCACGTTGACTCTGCAGAATACAGCTGCCTCAAGGCCATAGTCCTCTTCACTTCAG ATGCCTGTGGTCTGTCTGATGTGGCACATGTGGAAAGTTTGCAAGAAAAGTCCCAATGTGCTTTGGAAGAATATGTTAGAAGCCAGTACCCAAACCAACCAACAAGATTTGGGAAATTGTTACTTCGACTGCCCTCCCTCCGCACTGTCTCCTCCTCTGTCATAGAGCAGTTGTTTTTCGTCCGGTTGGTAGGTAAAACCCCTATAGAGACCCTAATTAGGGATATGTTACTCTCTGGAAGCAGTTTCAATTGGCCCTATATGTCCATACAATAA